A portion of the Betta splendens chromosome 2, fBetSpl5.4, whole genome shotgun sequence genome contains these proteins:
- the LOC114870496 gene encoding protein unc-80 homolog isoform X2 — protein sequence MVKRKSLDDNDPECGKGIPFPIQTFLWRQTSAFLRPKLGKQYEASCVSFERVLVENKLHGLSPALSEAIQSISRWELVQAALPHVLHCTSILLSNRNKLGHQDKLGVAETKLLHTLHWMLLDAAQECNHEPSLSHGWSGGSSSSAFLQPVGNQGSSPGAPGSCSGSGGSGPQHSSSLLEEDEHARTKLFHKSMATVELFVFLFAPLIHRIKESDLTFRLASGLIIWQPMWEHRQPDIPAFTALIKPVRNIVTAKRNSPVNNQCSPCGSGNPRPMGFQVVCEATQSDSSSPASGEQSCRRGNSVEKGGTSQQAPLVKGPSKKKISAPAGLPASLAQQARYATYFDVAVLRCLLQPHWTEEGVHWALMYYLHRLRQILEERPERPPEPLIAPLPRPRSSSMVAAPPSLVNTHKTQDMSLKCNEEGKSLSTETFAKVSLTNLRRQAVPDLSSDLGMNIFKKFKTRREDRERKGSIPFHHTGKKRQRRMGVPFLLHDDHLDVSPTRSTFSFGSFSGLGDDRRALDRGGWQATIMGKFTRRGSTDTAADADSLSAKHSHSHHSLLRDMPDHSNSHSDNTIKEVRSQISTITMAAFNTTVASFNVGYADFFTEHMKKLCNPVVVPEIPVEPLACTNLPRSLTDSCINYSCLEEGENIEGTNNFVLKNGMLDLTAVLRALYAVLSHDISSRICDVALNIIDCLLQLGVVPGMGKKLSKPDNKENQEARTKDTTGQGFGGAQGVGAVPGAGAGGEGDGGGGGGGSGGGSGQGSKDDVKNNKDNDKKEEGSSLSTHRLALTMLIKIVKSLGCAYGCGEGHRGLSGDRLRMQAQNCLTSLYKLDKLQFRQTMREYVNKDSLNNIVDFLHALLGFCMEPITDKYGSAGERSRRAKKRNIDKAGFGNNFTTGDNKSVAQNMEAVVVGCMFKSLITRCASTTHELHSPENLGLYCDIRQLVQFIKEAHGNVFRRVALSALLDSAEKVTATKKPDDKEDGKQPGPKRSQAGVSGDKGQVSSAADECRSYISSRPPQTPEHEEQIPGALLGRKDFWRKMFKSQSAASDTSSQSEQDTSECTTAHSGTTTDRRSRSRSRRISLRKKLKLPIGNWLKRSSLSGLTDGVEDLLDISSVDRLSFIRQSSKVKFTSAVKLSEGGAVGPEYGRDEEENFFKRLGKWRSGRRNPSKLHHTEEKDGPHSFQERLAASQEAIRNKNVVNLGAIRQGMKRFQFLLNCCEPGTIPDASILAAALDLEAPVVARASLFLECARFVHRCNRGNWPEWMKGHHVNITKKGLSRGRSPIVGNKRNQKLQWNAAKHFCQWGDAIGTRLSELCHSDSESPANILGYIYDEETKRRMRKEDEEEDYLEDNTVNPTKCGCPFALKMAACQLLLEITTFLRETFPCLPRPRTEPLVDLDSCRLRLDPELGRHRYERKISFAGILDDEDGHDSLNSSSHTLKSDTTCDDKKTQEAQVPIRKIRIGGSRLLQIKGARSFRVKKGGSLSSIRRAGSLKSTKLSRQDSESENEEGLLSQTHSRDTVTDIGSPFSNSEPSIEPEGQGSGGAEDNYHRNMSWLHIMILLCNQQSFICTHIDFCHPRCYQHHSRSCARLVRAIKLVYGETVDSLREDSGSSGHPGGRSKKNKECSDKSCLRTPSMKRRPTDSNTEGKKDTGMLKYIRNQVTC from the exons ATGGTGAAGAGGAAAAGCTTGGACGATAACGACCCAGAGTGCGGGAAGGGAATACCGTTCCCAATCCAGACCTTCTTGTGGAGGCAAACCAG TGCATTCCTGCGTCCAAAGTTGGGTAAACAGTATGAAGCATCCTGCGtg TCTTTTGAGAGGGTGCTGGTGGAGAACAAGCTCCATGGGTTGTCGCCGGCCCTGTCAGAGGCCATCCAGAGCATCTCCCGCTGGGAACTCGTCCAGGCAGCCCTGCCTCATGTTCTTCACTGCACCTCCATCCTGCTGTCTAACAGGAACAAGCTGG GCCACCAGGACAAGCTGGGCGTGGCTGAGACAAAACTACTCCACACACTCCACTGGATGCTGCTAGATGCTGCCCAAGAATGCAACCATGAGCCTAGTCTGAGCCATGGCTGGTctgggggcagcagcagcagtgcttTCCTTCAACCTGTGGGGAATCAGGGCTCCTCCCCAGGTGCTCCTGGCTCCTGTTCTGGGTCAGGTGGGTCGGGGCCTCAGCACAGCAGTTCCCTTCTGGAGGAAGACGAGCATGCTCGTACCAAGTTGTTCCACAAAAGCATGGCCACCGTGGAGCTGTTTGTGTTCCTGTTCGCTCCACTTATTCACAGGATAAAG GAGTCAGACCTGACCTTTCGATTGGCCAGTGGGCTCATAATATGGCAGCCAATGTGGGAACACCGCCAGCCTGACATCCCTGCCTTTACTGCACTAATCAAACCTGTCAGAAACATTGTGACGG CAAAGAGGAACTCCCCAGTCAACAACCAGTGCAGCCCCTGTGGATCCGGCAACCCACGTCCCATG GGCTTCCAGGTGGTTTGTGAAGCCACTCAATCTGATTCCTCCTCCCCCGCATcgggagagcagagctgtcGCCGTGGTAACTCCGTGGAGAAAGGTGGCACGTCTCAACAAGCCCCTCTGGTCAAAGGCCCTTCAAAGAAAAA AATTTCAGCACCAGCCGGTCTGCCAGCATCTCTGGCCCAGCAGGCCCGTTATGCCACCTACTTTGATGTGGCAGTCCTGCGttgtctgctgcagccacactggACAGAAGAAGGTGTGCACTGGGCCTTGATGTATTATCTTCACCGCCTGAGGCAGATCCTGGAGGAGAGACCTGAGCGCCCCCCTGAACCCCTTATTGCACCTCTACCACGCCCACGCAGCAGCTCCATGGTGGCTGCACCACCTTCACTGGTCAACACTCACAAAACCCAG GATATGAGTCTAAAATGCAACGAAGAAGGCAAATCTCTTAGCACAGAGACCTTCGCAAAGGTGTCCCTGACCAACCTCCGGCGGCAGGCAGTGCCTGACCTCTCTTCTGATCTAGGCATGAACATATTTAAGAAG TTTAAGACTCGTCGAGAGGATCGAGAGAGGAAGGGCTCCATTCCCTTCCATCACACGGGAAAGAAGCGTCAGCGCCGTATGGGGGTTCCTTTCTTGCTTCATGATGACCACCTGGACGTCTCGCCCACTCGTAGCACCTTTTCCTTTGGAAGTTTCTCCGGCCTTGGTGACGATCGGCGGGCCCTAGACCGGGGGGGCTGGCAGGCTACAATCATGG GCAAATTTACTCGTAGGGGAAGCACAGATACCGCTGCAGATGCAGACAGCCTGAGTGCCAAACACTCACATTCCCACCACTCTCTGCTCCGGGACATGCCTGACCACTCCAACAGCCACAGTGACAACACCATCAAAGAGG TTCGATCTCAGATCTCCACCATCACCATGGCAGCATTCAACACCACTGTGGCGTCCTTCAACGTGGGCTACGCTGACTTTTTTACAGAACACATGAAGAAATTGTGCAACCCCGTAGTGGTGCCTGAGATCCCTGTTGAACCGCTAGCCTGTACCAACTTGCCACGCAGTCTCACAGACTCGTGCATCAACTACTCCTGtctggaggaaggagagaacaTTGAGGGCACTAATAACTTTGTGCTGAAGAATGGCATGTTGGACCTCACT GCTGTTCTGCGAGCTTTATATGCTGTTCTCAGCCACGACATCAGCTCAAGGATTTGTGACGTGGCCCTCAACATCATTGACTGCCTTCTGCAGCTGGGTGTGGTGCCTGGCATGGGCAAAAAGCTGTCCAAGCCTGACAACAAAGAGAACCAGGAGGCCCGAACCAAAGATACAACTGGCCAGGGCTTTGGAGGTGCTCAGGGAGTTGGGGCAGTTCCAGGTGCGGGAGCAGGTGGTGAgggagatggaggtggagggggaggaggcagcgggggaGGCAGTGGGCAAGGCAGCAAAGATGATGTGAAGAATAACAAAGATAATGataaaaag GAAGAAGGCTCCAGCCTAAGCACCCACCGCTTGGCCCTGACAATGCTGATAAAGATAGTAAAGTCTTTGGGCTGTGCTTATGGCTGTGGTGAGGGACACCGTGGACTGTCAGGAGATCGCCTCAGGATGCAG GCGCAGAACTGCCTGACCAGCCTGTATAAGCTGGACAAGCTGCAGTTTCGTCAGACAATGCGCGAGTATGTCAACAAAGACTCTCTCAATAACATTGTGGACTTCTTGCATGCACTGCTGGGCTTCTGCATGGAGCCTATTACTGACA AGTACGGCAGTGCAGGTGAGAGGTCCAGGAGGGCGAAAAAAAGAAACATCG ACAAGGCGGGCTTTGGGAACAACTTTACCACGGGGGACAACAAGTCTGTGGCCCAGAATATGGAGGCTGTGGTGGTGGGTTGCATGTTCAAGTCTCTCATCACCCGCTGTGCCTCGACCACACATGAGCTGCACAGCCCGGAGAACCTT GGTCTGTACTGTGATATACGCCAACTGGTCCAGTTTATTAAGGAGGCCCATGGAAATGTGTTCCGCAGGGTGGCACTGAGTGCACTTCTAGACAGTGCCGAGAAGGTCACTGCCACCAAGAAACCCGACGACAAGGAAGATGGCAAACAACCTGGGCCCAAAAG gtcaCAGGCGGGTGTGTCCGGGGACAAGGGTCAGGTGTCCAGTGCTGCAGATGAGTGTCGCAGCTACATCTCCAGTAGACCCCCCCAGACCCCCGAACA TGAAGAGCAGATCCCAGGAGCTCTGCTGGGCAGGAAGGATTTCTGGAGGAAAATGTTCAAATCACAGAGTGCTGCTAGTGACACCAGCAGCCAATCGGAGCAGGACACTTCAGAGTGCACCACTGCCCACTCGGGAACCACTACTGACCGGCGCTCCCGATCCCGATCCCGTCGCATTTCACTTCGCAAAAAGCTGAAGTTACCTATAG GTAATTGGCTGAAACGGTCCTCTCTTTCGGGGCTGACTGATGGTGTTGAGGACCTACTTGATATCAGCTCAGTGGATCGACTGTCCTTTATACGACAGAGTTCAAAG GTGAAGTTCACCAGCGCAGTCAAGTTGTCAGAAGGAGGTGCTGTGGGACCAGAATACGgcagggatgaggaggagaatttCTTCAAGCGGCTTGGTAAATGGAGGTCTGGCAGAAGGAATCCATCCAAGCTTCACCACACAGAAGAGAAAGATG GTCCCCATAGTTTTCAGGAGCGTCTGGCAGCCAGCCAGGAAGCGATTAGGAACAAGAATGTGGTGAATTTAGGTGCTATCCGTCAGGGTATGAAACGTTTCCAGTTCCTTcttaactgctgtgagccagggACGATACCTGATGCTTCCATCCTTGCTGCCGCTCTGGACCTG GAAGCTCCTGTCGTGGCCAGAGCCTCACTATTTTTGGAATGTGCACGATTTGTCCATCGCTGTAACCGTGGCAACTGGCCAGAATGGATGAAGGGCCATCATGTCAATATCACCAAGAAAGGATTGTCAAGGGGGCGATCACCTATTGTAGGCAACAAAAGAAACCAGAAACTCCAGTGGAATGCTGCAAAACATTTCTGCCAGTGGGGAGAT GCCATTGGCACAAGGCTTAGTGAACTCTGTCACTCAGACAGTGAGAGCCCTGCAAACATCCTGGGTTACATTTATGATGAAGAGACCAAACGTCGAATGAGAaaagaagatgaggaggaggattatttagaagaca acacagtcaatCCTACAAAATGTGGCTGCCCCTTTGCTCTCAAGATGGCTGCCTGCCAGCTGTTGCTGGAAATTACCACTTTCCTACGAGAGACCTTTCCCTGCTTACCACGGCCGCGCACTGAACCACTAGTG gatCTGGACAGCTGCCGTCTACGCTTAGACCCAGAACTTGGCAGACATCGCTATGAGAGAAAAATTAGCTTTGCTGGCATCCTTGACGATGAAGATGGACATGATTCGCTCAACAGCAGCAGTCATACCCTAAAGTCTGACACCACTTGTGATGATAAGAAAACCCAGGAGGCCCAAG TACCTATCCGTAAGATTCGAATTGGAGGATCTCGGCTGCTTCAGATAAAAGGGGCTCGCAGTTTCCGTGTTAAAAAAGGTGGCTCCTTGTCCTCCATACGCCGGGCTGGGAGCCTCAAGAGCACCAAGCTGTCCCGGCAGGACTCTGAATCTGAGAATGAAGAAGGGCTGCTGTCACAAACGCATAGCAGAGACACTGTTACAGACATAG GCAGTCCATTCAGCAATAGTGAGCCCAGCATTGAACCAGAGGGCCAGGgttctggaggagcagaggacaaCTACCACCGCAACATGTCCTGGCTCCAT ATTATGATCCTGCTATGCAACCAGCAGAGTTTTATCTGCACCCACATAGACTTCTGCCACCCACGCTGCTACCAGCATCACAGCCGTTCCTGCGCCCGTTTGGTCCGAGCCATCAAACTTGTGTACGGCGAGACAGTGGACAGCCTGAGAGAGGATAGTGGCTCCTCTGGTCACCCTGGAGGACGTTCTAAAAAGAACAAAGAG TGCTCGGACAAGTCTTGCCTGAGGACCCCATCTATGAAAAGGAGACCCACTGACTCCAACACAGAAGGGAAGAAGGATACGGGGATGCTCAAATATATTCGCAATCAGGTGACTTGCTAA
- the LOC114870496 gene encoding protein unc-80 homolog isoform X5, which produces MVKRKSLDDNDPECGKGIPFPIQTFLWRQTSAFLRPKLGKQYEASCVSFERVLVENKLHGLSPALSEAIQSISRWELVQAALPHVLHCTSILLSNRNKLGHQDKLGVAETKLLHTLHWMLLDAAQECNHEPSLSHGWSGGSSSSAFLQPVGNQGSSPGAPGSCSGSGGSGPQHSSSLLEEDEHARTKLFHKSMATVELFVFLFAPLIHRIKESDLTFRLASGLIIWQPMWEHRQPDIPAFTALIKPVRNIVTAKRNSPVNNQCSPCGSGNPRPMGFQVVCEATQSDSSSPASGEQSCRRGNSVEKGGTSQQAPLVKGPSKKKISAPAGLPASLAQQARYATYFDVAVLRCLLQPHWTEEGVHWALMYYLHRLRQILEERPERPPEPLIAPLPRPRSSSMVAAPPSLVNTHKTQDMSLKCNEEGKSLSTETFAKVSLTNLRRQAVPDLSSDLGMNIFKKFKTRREDRERKGSIPFHHTGKKRQRRMGVPFLLHDDHLDVSPTRSTFSFGSFSGLGDDRRALDRGGWQATIMGKFTRRGSTDTAADADSLSAKHSHSHHSLLRDMPDHSNSHSDNTIKEVRSQISTITMAAFNTTVASFNVGYADFFTEHMKKLCNPVVVPEIPVEPLACTNLPRSLTDSCINYSCLEEGENIEGTNNFVLKNGMLDLTAVLRALYAVLSHDISSRICDVALNIIDCLLQLGVVPGMGKKLSKPDNKENQEARTKDTTGQGFGGAQGVGAVPGAGAGGEGDGGGGGGGSGGGSGQGSKDDVKNNKDNDKKEEGSSLSTHRLALTMLIKIVKSLGCAYGCGEGHRGLSGDRLRMQAQNCLTSLYKLDKLQFRQTMREYVNKDSLNNIVDFLHALLGFCMEPITDKYGSAGERSRRAKKRNIDKAGFGNNFTTGDNKSVAQNMEAVVVGCMFKSLITRCASTTHELHSPENLGLYCDIRQLVQFIKEAHGNVFRRVALSALLDSAEKVTATKKPDDKEDGKQPGPKSEEQIPGALLGRKDFWRKMFKSQSAASDTSSQSEQDTSECTTAHSGTTTDRRSRSRSRRISLRKKLKLPIGNWLKRSSLSGLTDGVEDLLDISSVDRLSFIRQSSKVKFTSAVKLSEGGAVGPEYGRDEEENFFKRLGKWRSGRRNPSKLHHTEEKDGPHSFQERLAASQEAIRNKNVVNLGAIRQGMKRFQFLLNCCEPGTIPDASILAAALDLEAPVVARASLFLECARFVHRCNRGNWPEWMKGHHVNITKKGLSRGRSPIVGNKRNQKLQWNAAKHFCQWGDAIGTRLSELCHSDSESPANILGYIYDEETKRRMRKEDEEEDYLEDNTVNPTKCGCPFALKMAACQLLLEITTFLRETFPCLPRPRTEPLVDLDSCRLRLDPELGRHRYERKISFAGILDDEDGHDSLNSSSHTLKSDTTCDDKKTQEAQDNISPLLTSPVPIRKIRIGGSRLLQIKGARSFRVKKGGSLSSIRRAGSLKSTKLSRQDSESENEEGLLSQTHSRDTVTDIGSPFSNSEPSIEPEGQGSGGAEDNYHRNMSWLHIMILLCNQQSFICTHIDFCHPRCYQHHSRSCARLVRAIKLVYGETVDSLREDSGSSGHPGGRSKKNKECSDKSCLRTPSMKRRPTDSNTEGKKDTGMLKYIRNQVTC; this is translated from the exons ATGGTGAAGAGGAAAAGCTTGGACGATAACGACCCAGAGTGCGGGAAGGGAATACCGTTCCCAATCCAGACCTTCTTGTGGAGGCAAACCAG TGCATTCCTGCGTCCAAAGTTGGGTAAACAGTATGAAGCATCCTGCGtg TCTTTTGAGAGGGTGCTGGTGGAGAACAAGCTCCATGGGTTGTCGCCGGCCCTGTCAGAGGCCATCCAGAGCATCTCCCGCTGGGAACTCGTCCAGGCAGCCCTGCCTCATGTTCTTCACTGCACCTCCATCCTGCTGTCTAACAGGAACAAGCTGG GCCACCAGGACAAGCTGGGCGTGGCTGAGACAAAACTACTCCACACACTCCACTGGATGCTGCTAGATGCTGCCCAAGAATGCAACCATGAGCCTAGTCTGAGCCATGGCTGGTctgggggcagcagcagcagtgcttTCCTTCAACCTGTGGGGAATCAGGGCTCCTCCCCAGGTGCTCCTGGCTCCTGTTCTGGGTCAGGTGGGTCGGGGCCTCAGCACAGCAGTTCCCTTCTGGAGGAAGACGAGCATGCTCGTACCAAGTTGTTCCACAAAAGCATGGCCACCGTGGAGCTGTTTGTGTTCCTGTTCGCTCCACTTATTCACAGGATAAAG GAGTCAGACCTGACCTTTCGATTGGCCAGTGGGCTCATAATATGGCAGCCAATGTGGGAACACCGCCAGCCTGACATCCCTGCCTTTACTGCACTAATCAAACCTGTCAGAAACATTGTGACGG CAAAGAGGAACTCCCCAGTCAACAACCAGTGCAGCCCCTGTGGATCCGGCAACCCACGTCCCATG GGCTTCCAGGTGGTTTGTGAAGCCACTCAATCTGATTCCTCCTCCCCCGCATcgggagagcagagctgtcGCCGTGGTAACTCCGTGGAGAAAGGTGGCACGTCTCAACAAGCCCCTCTGGTCAAAGGCCCTTCAAAGAAAAA AATTTCAGCACCAGCCGGTCTGCCAGCATCTCTGGCCCAGCAGGCCCGTTATGCCACCTACTTTGATGTGGCAGTCCTGCGttgtctgctgcagccacactggACAGAAGAAGGTGTGCACTGGGCCTTGATGTATTATCTTCACCGCCTGAGGCAGATCCTGGAGGAGAGACCTGAGCGCCCCCCTGAACCCCTTATTGCACCTCTACCACGCCCACGCAGCAGCTCCATGGTGGCTGCACCACCTTCACTGGTCAACACTCACAAAACCCAG GATATGAGTCTAAAATGCAACGAAGAAGGCAAATCTCTTAGCACAGAGACCTTCGCAAAGGTGTCCCTGACCAACCTCCGGCGGCAGGCAGTGCCTGACCTCTCTTCTGATCTAGGCATGAACATATTTAAGAAG TTTAAGACTCGTCGAGAGGATCGAGAGAGGAAGGGCTCCATTCCCTTCCATCACACGGGAAAGAAGCGTCAGCGCCGTATGGGGGTTCCTTTCTTGCTTCATGATGACCACCTGGACGTCTCGCCCACTCGTAGCACCTTTTCCTTTGGAAGTTTCTCCGGCCTTGGTGACGATCGGCGGGCCCTAGACCGGGGGGGCTGGCAGGCTACAATCATGG GCAAATTTACTCGTAGGGGAAGCACAGATACCGCTGCAGATGCAGACAGCCTGAGTGCCAAACACTCACATTCCCACCACTCTCTGCTCCGGGACATGCCTGACCACTCCAACAGCCACAGTGACAACACCATCAAAGAGG TTCGATCTCAGATCTCCACCATCACCATGGCAGCATTCAACACCACTGTGGCGTCCTTCAACGTGGGCTACGCTGACTTTTTTACAGAACACATGAAGAAATTGTGCAACCCCGTAGTGGTGCCTGAGATCCCTGTTGAACCGCTAGCCTGTACCAACTTGCCACGCAGTCTCACAGACTCGTGCATCAACTACTCCTGtctggaggaaggagagaacaTTGAGGGCACTAATAACTTTGTGCTGAAGAATGGCATGTTGGACCTCACT GCTGTTCTGCGAGCTTTATATGCTGTTCTCAGCCACGACATCAGCTCAAGGATTTGTGACGTGGCCCTCAACATCATTGACTGCCTTCTGCAGCTGGGTGTGGTGCCTGGCATGGGCAAAAAGCTGTCCAAGCCTGACAACAAAGAGAACCAGGAGGCCCGAACCAAAGATACAACTGGCCAGGGCTTTGGAGGTGCTCAGGGAGTTGGGGCAGTTCCAGGTGCGGGAGCAGGTGGTGAgggagatggaggtggagggggaggaggcagcgggggaGGCAGTGGGCAAGGCAGCAAAGATGATGTGAAGAATAACAAAGATAATGataaaaag GAAGAAGGCTCCAGCCTAAGCACCCACCGCTTGGCCCTGACAATGCTGATAAAGATAGTAAAGTCTTTGGGCTGTGCTTATGGCTGTGGTGAGGGACACCGTGGACTGTCAGGAGATCGCCTCAGGATGCAG GCGCAGAACTGCCTGACCAGCCTGTATAAGCTGGACAAGCTGCAGTTTCGTCAGACAATGCGCGAGTATGTCAACAAAGACTCTCTCAATAACATTGTGGACTTCTTGCATGCACTGCTGGGCTTCTGCATGGAGCCTATTACTGACA AGTACGGCAGTGCAGGTGAGAGGTCCAGGAGGGCGAAAAAAAGAAACATCG ACAAGGCGGGCTTTGGGAACAACTTTACCACGGGGGACAACAAGTCTGTGGCCCAGAATATGGAGGCTGTGGTGGTGGGTTGCATGTTCAAGTCTCTCATCACCCGCTGTGCCTCGACCACACATGAGCTGCACAGCCCGGAGAACCTT GGTCTGTACTGTGATATACGCCAACTGGTCCAGTTTATTAAGGAGGCCCATGGAAATGTGTTCCGCAGGGTGGCACTGAGTGCACTTCTAGACAGTGCCGAGAAGGTCACTGCCACCAAGAAACCCGACGACAAGGAAGATGGCAAACAACCTGGGCCCAAAAG TGAAGAGCAGATCCCAGGAGCTCTGCTGGGCAGGAAGGATTTCTGGAGGAAAATGTTCAAATCACAGAGTGCTGCTAGTGACACCAGCAGCCAATCGGAGCAGGACACTTCAGAGTGCACCACTGCCCACTCGGGAACCACTACTGACCGGCGCTCCCGATCCCGATCCCGTCGCATTTCACTTCGCAAAAAGCTGAAGTTACCTATAG GTAATTGGCTGAAACGGTCCTCTCTTTCGGGGCTGACTGATGGTGTTGAGGACCTACTTGATATCAGCTCAGTGGATCGACTGTCCTTTATACGACAGAGTTCAAAG GTGAAGTTCACCAGCGCAGTCAAGTTGTCAGAAGGAGGTGCTGTGGGACCAGAATACGgcagggatgaggaggagaatttCTTCAAGCGGCTTGGTAAATGGAGGTCTGGCAGAAGGAATCCATCCAAGCTTCACCACACAGAAGAGAAAGATG GTCCCCATAGTTTTCAGGAGCGTCTGGCAGCCAGCCAGGAAGCGATTAGGAACAAGAATGTGGTGAATTTAGGTGCTATCCGTCAGGGTATGAAACGTTTCCAGTTCCTTcttaactgctgtgagccagggACGATACCTGATGCTTCCATCCTTGCTGCCGCTCTGGACCTG GAAGCTCCTGTCGTGGCCAGAGCCTCACTATTTTTGGAATGTGCACGATTTGTCCATCGCTGTAACCGTGGCAACTGGCCAGAATGGATGAAGGGCCATCATGTCAATATCACCAAGAAAGGATTGTCAAGGGGGCGATCACCTATTGTAGGCAACAAAAGAAACCAGAAACTCCAGTGGAATGCTGCAAAACATTTCTGCCAGTGGGGAGAT GCCATTGGCACAAGGCTTAGTGAACTCTGTCACTCAGACAGTGAGAGCCCTGCAAACATCCTGGGTTACATTTATGATGAAGAGACCAAACGTCGAATGAGAaaagaagatgaggaggaggattatttagaagaca acacagtcaatCCTACAAAATGTGGCTGCCCCTTTGCTCTCAAGATGGCTGCCTGCCAGCTGTTGCTGGAAATTACCACTTTCCTACGAGAGACCTTTCCCTGCTTACCACGGCCGCGCACTGAACCACTAGTG gatCTGGACAGCTGCCGTCTACGCTTAGACCCAGAACTTGGCAGACATCGCTATGAGAGAAAAATTAGCTTTGCTGGCATCCTTGACGATGAAGATGGACATGATTCGCTCAACAGCAGCAGTCATACCCTAAAGTCTGACACCACTTGTGATGATAAGAAAACCCAGGAGGCCCAAG ACAATATCTCCCCCCTTCTCACATCTCCAGTACCTATCCGTAAGATTCGAATTGGAGGATCTCGGCTGCTTCAGATAAAAGGGGCTCGCAGTTTCCGTGTTAAAAAAGGTGGCTCCTTGTCCTCCATACGCCGGGCTGGGAGCCTCAAGAGCACCAAGCTGTCCCGGCAGGACTCTGAATCTGAGAATGAAGAAGGGCTGCTGTCACAAACGCATAGCAGAGACACTGTTACAGACATAG GCAGTCCATTCAGCAATAGTGAGCCCAGCATTGAACCAGAGGGCCAGGgttctggaggagcagaggacaaCTACCACCGCAACATGTCCTGGCTCCAT ATTATGATCCTGCTATGCAACCAGCAGAGTTTTATCTGCACCCACATAGACTTCTGCCACCCACGCTGCTACCAGCATCACAGCCGTTCCTGCGCCCGTTTGGTCCGAGCCATCAAACTTGTGTACGGCGAGACAGTGGACAGCCTGAGAGAGGATAGTGGCTCCTCTGGTCACCCTGGAGGACGTTCTAAAAAGAACAAAGAG TGCTCGGACAAGTCTTGCCTGAGGACCCCATCTATGAAAAGGAGACCCACTGACTCCAACACAGAAGGGAAGAAGGATACGGGGATGCTCAAATATATTCGCAATCAGGTGACTTGCTAA